A section of the Portunus trituberculatus isolate SZX2019 chromosome 20, ASM1759143v1, whole genome shotgun sequence genome encodes:
- the LOC123506798 gene encoding uncharacterized protein LOC123506798, protein MNDFKESPPDYCTLHWDGKLVRDVLGETYPVESLVVLVSGAPQYEEGKLLGVPFIEKATGIQQCNATLELIETWGLTDNIVGLVFDTTASNSGINKGAAKLIEEKLDKKVFYLACRHHISEVIIGGAWEAVFSKVKSPDNPMFINVKEKRDKLDKDCPRVLGLVEQDLKQKKTNTIAVVSNFLEKASPRADYREVAELCLILLGEEPPQGIHWAKPGAIHQARWMARNIYCMKMLMFSKELKYNKDTIFKLERMNKFLVLFYTSHWMTTTSAADAPIHDLQLMKYMLQYKEYDYELATSVLKKMNNHR, encoded by the coding sequence ATGAATGACTTCAAGGAAAGTCCGCCAGATTACTGCACATTACACTGGGATGGAAAACTTGTAAGGGATGTTCTTGGTGAAACATACCCAGTAGAAAGTCTTGTGGTGCTCGTCTCTGGTGCTCCACAGTATGAAGAAGGGAAGCTACTTGGTGTACCCTTCATAGAAAAGGCCACAGGAATCCAGCAATGTAATGCTACATTGGAGCTGATAGAAACATGGGGTCTCACAGACAATATTGTAGGCTTAGTATTTGATACCACAGCAAGCAACAGTGGCATCAACAAGGGTGCAGCGAAGCTGATtgaagaaaaattagacaaaaaggTATTCTACTTGGCTTGTCGCCATCACATATCAGAGGTAATAATTGGAGGTGCATGGGAGGCTGTGTTCAGCAAGGTCAAGAGTCCTGACAACCCAATGTTCATCaatgtgaaagagaagagagacaagttGGATAAGGACTGCCCAAGAGTTCTGGGCCTAGTTGAACAAGACTTGAAACAGAAGAAGACAAATACAATTGCAGTCGTAAGCAATTTTCTTGAGAAAGCAAGTCCGAGGGCAGATTACAGAGAGGTGGCAGAGCTGTGCCTGATCCTCCTTGGTGAGGAACCTCCTCAAGGTATCCACTGGGCCAAGCCAGGTGCCATTCACCAGGCACGCTGGATGGCCAGAAACATTTACTGTATGAAGATGCTCATGTTTTCTAAGGAACTCAAATACAACAAGGACACTATCTTCAAGCTGGAGAGGATGAACAAGTTCCTGGTCTTATTCTACACCAGCCACTGGATGACTACCACATCTGCTGCTGACGCACCTATCCATGACCTCCAGCTTATGAAGTACATGCTGCAATACAAGGAGTATGACTATGAACTGGCGACCTCTGTTCTCAAGAAAATGAACAACCACCGCTAG